The Carassius gibelio isolate Cgi1373 ecotype wild population from Czech Republic chromosome B12, carGib1.2-hapl.c, whole genome shotgun sequence genome has a segment encoding these proteins:
- the prodh2 gene encoding hydroxyproline dehydrogenase isoform X1 — protein sequence MCSLLRPPMFSRFISVRLKSVAASQSLPAKRDRSLCNPSSPDFLTFEDPQAFKVKSFWELIRALGVFRLCSFPVLVNNCSKLMAITRKVLGQRCFCMVVRPSVYAQFVAGETEGEIADSMQKMSSLGLHPMLAVPIEEDLGESTGERRYEDNLASMLECVHMSHSKGWSKNPMMQLKITALVSPELCVKLTSLLKMEQYDLNMLVRAMEGKEVMFPGLSESENTHFLLGLQRLNRIGEASVNKVRVLVDAEYTYMNPALSLITAAMMKKFNQQSAWIWNTYQCYLKESRNLLLDAIQTSIDQSFCFGVKLVRGAYMDKERKLAEKEGRTDPIHESWERTNDSYNGCLEIMLRLVSETPERYMIIVATHNEESVRRAVTRMEELGLDRDTDAVCFGQLLGMCDHVSLTLAQHGFSVYKSVPYGSVEDTLPYLVRRAQENRTVLQGIRKERDLLRRELRRRLKEKITGTA from the exons ATGTGTTCTCTTCTGCGGCCGCCAATGTTCAGTCGTTTTATATCTGTGCGGCTCAAGAGCGTGGCCGCCTCTCAGTCCCTGCCGGCCAAACGTGACCGAAGCCTCTGTAACCCCTCATCGCCTGACTTTCTGACCTTTGAGGATCCTCAAGCATTCAAGGTGAAGAGTTTCTGGGAGCTGATCCGAGCTCTCGGAGTCTTCAGGCTTTGCTCCTTCCCTGTGCTGGTTAATAACTGTAGTAAG CTGATGGCCATTACGAGGAAGGTTTTGGGTCAGCGATGTTTCTGCATGGTCGTGCGTCCGTCTGTGTATGCTCAGTTTGTGGCCGGTGAAACAGAAGGTGAGATCGCAGACTCCATGCAGAAGATGAGCTCACTGGGGCTTCACCCCATGCTAGCCGTCCCCATCGAAGAGGACCTGGGAGAGAGCACCGG GGAACGTCGATATGAAGACAACCTGGCGTCCATGCTGGAGTGTGTGCACATGTCTCACAGCAAAGGCTGGAGTAAAAATCCCATGATGCAGCTGAAGATCACAGCTCTCGTCAGCCCTGagctgtgt GTGAAGCTGACTTCTCTGCTGAAGATGGAGCAGTATGATCTGAACATGCTTGTGAGAGCCATGGAGGGAAAG GAGGTCATGTTTCCTGGTCTGAGCGAGAGTGAAAACACACACTTCCTGCTGGGCCTCCAGAGACTCAACAGAATCGGAGAG GCGAGTGTTAATAAAGTACGAGTTTTGGTGGACGCGGAGTACACGTACATGAATCCTGCCCTGTCACTCATCACCGCAGCCATGATGAAGAAGTTCAATCAACAGAGCGCCTGGATCTGGAACACGTATCAGTGCTACCTGAAG GAATCAAGGAATCTACTGCTTGATGCCATTCAGACGTCCATCGATCAGTCTTTCTGTTTCGGTGTTAAGCTCGTCAGAGGTGCTTACATGGACAAAGAGAGAAAACTAGCTGAGAAAGAAGGGCGAACGGATCCAATCCATGAATCGTGGGAGCGAACTAATGACAG TTATAACGGATGTCTGGAGATCATGCTGAGGCTGGTTTCAGAGACACCGGAGCGCTACATGATAATTGTGGCCACTCACAATGAAGAATCAGTGCGGCGCGCCGTGACACG CATGGAGGAGCTGGGGCTTGACAGAGACACAGACGCGGTGTGTTTTGGTCAGCTGTTGGGCATGTGTGACCACGTGTCTCTCACTCTCG CGCAGCATGGTTTCTCTGTGTATAAGTCTGTGCCATACGGCTCGGTGGAGGACACACTGCCGTATCTGGTCCGCCGTGCTCAGGAGAACCGGACCGTGCTCCAGGGAATCCGTAAGGAACGAGACCTGCTCCGACGGGAGCTGCGCCGCAGACTCAAAGAGAAGATCACAGGCACAGCCTAA
- the prodh2 gene encoding hydroxyproline dehydrogenase isoform X2 codes for MCSLLRPPMFSRFISVRLKSVAASQSLPAKRDRSLCNPSSPDFLTFEDPQAFKVKSFWELIRALGVFRLCSFPVLVNNCSKLMAITRKVLGQRCFCMVVRPSVYAQFVAGETEGEIADSMQKMSSLGLHPMLAVPIEEDLGESTGERRYEDNLASMLECVHMSHSKGWSKNPMMQLKITALVSPELCVKLTSLLKMEQYDLNMLVRAMEGKEVMFPGLSESENTHFLLGLQRLNRIGEASVNKVRVLVDAEYTYMNPALSLITAAMMKKFNQQSAWIWNTYQCYLKESRNLLLDAIQTSIDQSFCFGVKLVRGAYMDKERKLAEKEGRTDPIHESWERTNDSYNGCLEIMLRLVSETPERYMIIVATHNEESVRRAVTRMEELGLDRDTDAVCFGQLLGMCDHVSLTLAWFLCV; via the exons ATGTGTTCTCTTCTGCGGCCGCCAATGTTCAGTCGTTTTATATCTGTGCGGCTCAAGAGCGTGGCCGCCTCTCAGTCCCTGCCGGCCAAACGTGACCGAAGCCTCTGTAACCCCTCATCGCCTGACTTTCTGACCTTTGAGGATCCTCAAGCATTCAAGGTGAAGAGTTTCTGGGAGCTGATCCGAGCTCTCGGAGTCTTCAGGCTTTGCTCCTTCCCTGTGCTGGTTAATAACTGTAGTAAG CTGATGGCCATTACGAGGAAGGTTTTGGGTCAGCGATGTTTCTGCATGGTCGTGCGTCCGTCTGTGTATGCTCAGTTTGTGGCCGGTGAAACAGAAGGTGAGATCGCAGACTCCATGCAGAAGATGAGCTCACTGGGGCTTCACCCCATGCTAGCCGTCCCCATCGAAGAGGACCTGGGAGAGAGCACCGG GGAACGTCGATATGAAGACAACCTGGCGTCCATGCTGGAGTGTGTGCACATGTCTCACAGCAAAGGCTGGAGTAAAAATCCCATGATGCAGCTGAAGATCACAGCTCTCGTCAGCCCTGagctgtgt GTGAAGCTGACTTCTCTGCTGAAGATGGAGCAGTATGATCTGAACATGCTTGTGAGAGCCATGGAGGGAAAG GAGGTCATGTTTCCTGGTCTGAGCGAGAGTGAAAACACACACTTCCTGCTGGGCCTCCAGAGACTCAACAGAATCGGAGAG GCGAGTGTTAATAAAGTACGAGTTTTGGTGGACGCGGAGTACACGTACATGAATCCTGCCCTGTCACTCATCACCGCAGCCATGATGAAGAAGTTCAATCAACAGAGCGCCTGGATCTGGAACACGTATCAGTGCTACCTGAAG GAATCAAGGAATCTACTGCTTGATGCCATTCAGACGTCCATCGATCAGTCTTTCTGTTTCGGTGTTAAGCTCGTCAGAGGTGCTTACATGGACAAAGAGAGAAAACTAGCTGAGAAAGAAGGGCGAACGGATCCAATCCATGAATCGTGGGAGCGAACTAATGACAG TTATAACGGATGTCTGGAGATCATGCTGAGGCTGGTTTCAGAGACACCGGAGCGCTACATGATAATTGTGGCCACTCACAATGAAGAATCAGTGCGGCGCGCCGTGACACG CATGGAGGAGCTGGGGCTTGACAGAGACACAGACGCGGTGTGTTTTGGTCAGCTGTTGGGCATGTGTGACCACGTGTCTCTCACTCTCG CATGGTTTCTCTGTGTATAA
- the LOC127968726 gene encoding calcium-binding protein 5, with protein MTACIFLRRAKIDRELADDEIEELREAFNEFDKDKDGLISCKDLGNLMRTMGYMPTEMELIELGQNISMNLGGRVDFTDFVELMAPKLLAETAGMIGVKELRDAFREFDMDGDGSITSEELRSAMAKLLGEHMNHTEIEAVLREADDNGDGTVDFEEFVRMLSSC; from the exons ATGACTGCGTGCATCTTCTTACGCCGAGCAAAAATC GACAGAGAGCTGGCAGACGATGAGATCGAAG AGCTGAGAGAGGCGTTTAATGAATTCGATAAAGATAAAGATGGACTAATAAGCTGTAAGGACCTGGGGAACCTGATGAGGACGATGGGTTACATGCCGACGGAGATGGAGCTGATCGAGCTGGGCCAGAACATCAGCATGAACC tgGGAGGACGGGTGGACTTCACAGACTTTGTGGAGTTAATGGCCCCGAAGCTTTTGGCTGAAACGGCCGGCATGATCGGAGTGAAGGAGCTGCGAGACGCTTTCAGAGAG TTTGACATGGACGGAGACGGCTCGATCACCTCCGAGGAGCTGAGGAGCGCCATGGCTAAACTACTGGGAGAACACATGAACCACACAGAGATCGAAGCCGTGCTCCGAGAGGCGGATGATAACGGCGACGGCACGGTCGATTTCGAAG AGTTTGTCAGGATGCTGTCGAGCTGCTGA